The nucleotide sequence ACCCGGCGCACTTGCGTCGTGGTGGCGACGGACTTGTGACGGCAGTGTCGTGAGCAGGCCGATTGGCTCAAGGAGACGCGGCCTCGAGAGTCCAGACCTTCCCGACGAGATAGTCGGGTGGAATCAACGCGACCGTACGTGACGCGTGGCCCGGCAGAGTGAAATCGGGGACCTGGCCCCCCGGCACGAAGGCCTTCACGAACTTCGGGTCGGCGCTCTGCAGCGTCACCAGAATCGGGACGGCGGAGAGCACCTGGACCGGCTCACCCGGGATCGCCGAGGCCTCGAAGAAAACCTGTGTTTCGTCGCGCAGGTACCAGGCGAGCGGCCAGTAATAAGGAAGGGCGACGACCGCCTTGGGGGAGATATTCGCGGGAGCGGCGGCGACGGCGCGCCGGATTTCGTCGGCCAACGTCAGCTGCTCGGCGCCGGCATGATGATAAGCAAGTCCCAGCGCCGGATCGGCCGGACGCTGGAAGCTGGTCCGCAGTGTCGCCGGCAACAGGAGGAGAGGCAGGAACGCCGCCAGAGTCAAGCCTGCTGCCGGCGCGGCGACCGGGAAGCGATCCGCGGCCCGATTCATTGCGGTGCCGGCCACGAGCGCCATGCCGAGAAGAGGGCTCAGCAGAAGCCAGGGAGTCTTGTAGGCGAGATAGAAGTGGACGGCCAGCAACAGGAGCGCGTACGACGTGAAGAACAGGGGCAGTGGCCGCCGGCCGCGCAGGGCAAACCAGATTCCGACGGCGAAACCGGCGAGGATGAGCCATTCATAGCGCGTGAGCAGGGAAACATAGAAGACGGCGGGATGGCGGTGGAGCTCGGAGGCGGACGCGGTGGAGGCTCCATGGCGCACGAGATCGACCAGGTTCACCGCCAGATTGGCCAGCCCGGAGTTGTCCTGGAACCGATCGGTGTAGAAAAAGGCAATCAGCAAGGCGCCGCAAGCGGCCCCGGCCACCCCCCATAGCCAGCTACGGGCCAGCGCCTTCGCGGCGCCGCTGACCGCGCTACGGAAGCGCGCTCCGCCGATCATCCACCCGGCCAGCGCGGCCGCCCCCAGGCATCCCCACACAATCAGGAAGGTCTCCTTCTGCGTCACCATCCAGGCAGCCGACAGGAGCGTGCCGAACAGCGCGCGACCTTGTCCGGTGCGGGCGAAGGAGGCGGCGCACGCCAGCATCAGGGCGGTGGCCAGAGCGAAGAGGATTTCCTGGATGGCGTAGCGCGAGTAATAGACGAAGAAAGGAGAAAAGGTCAGGAGCGAAGTGGTGAACAACCATCCAGCTTCCCCGAGCGCCGCGCGCATCGGCAGTAAGCCGAGCGCGAGAAGGCTCCCCGCAAAGGCGAAGGGAAAGCGGATCGCGGTAGTCGAGGTCCCCTTCCAGCGCATCACCCATCCATCGAGGAAGTACTGGAAAGGTCCGTGCCGGTTGGCGGAGAAATAGAGGAAAGAGCCGGTTTTCGCCACATCGAGCGACAGCGAGGCGCCCACCGCTTCGTCGCCGTGCAGCGGCCGTCGCTCGAGCTGCGCCAGGCGCAGCCAGGCGCCGGCAACCAGAAGGCCGATGAAGAGAAAAGTGCCGAGGCGGGACAGAGGCGCGGGCTTGCCGCTCCGCGTCACGGGGCCTCCCGGGACGCGGGCTCCGCAATCTCCGTCCCCGCGCCGGCTCCGCTCAGGCCGAGGGCCGGTTCCAGCTCCCGGCTGCGCAGGCCGAGGTTCACCGCGCGCGCGTAGATCGCCCGCGCCTCGTCCCTCTTCCCCTGCATCACCAGCACCTTGGCCCACTGCACGTAAGCCTTCGCGAAACGCGGCTTCTTCTGCGCCACCAGCTGGTACTGCTGGATCGCCTCGTCGAGCCGCCCCTTGCCCCTCAGTGCGTTTCCCAGGTTGATGCGGTAGTACTCGAAATCGTTCACTTCCAGCGCCTGGCTGTACAGGGTGATGGCAGTGTCGTAATCACCCCGGTCGTAGAAGAGGTTGCCGGCGTTGTAGCGGACGTTGGCTTCCTGGAAGAGATGGTCCCTTCCCAGGGGCACCAGGGTGACGCCGGTGAGGATGATCAGGACGAGTGCGATCGGAAGCGCATGGATCAGACCGCGAGCGCGGACCGAGGCCACGAGGCGCTCCAGCGTGACGGCGCAGAGAATCGCCAGGGCCGGGGCCGCCGCCAGCCGGTAACGCGACGAGACGTAGAAGATGAGGGGAGGCAGGATTGTTCCTGCCAGGTAGAGCGAGACAGGAGCGAGACCCGGATAGACGCTGCGTCCCAGCAGCATGCCCGCGACACCGCCGACCGCCAGCACTCCCCAGGGAAGCAGCAGCACCCAGAGCAAGGTCAGGTCACGCCGCTCCACTGCCTGGCTGTACTCCGTGGAGTATTCGATGCTGGAGAACCAGCGCCAGAGCTTCATCTGCAGCAAGCCGATGGCGGCGCCCGGCTGCGCGGCGATGGCATCGAGCCCCTTTCCGAACCAGTAAGCCGAAACCTCGGAGTCCTTGAGAGGATGCCCCGTGGCCTTCTCGGCAGCCGACCTTTCCTCCTGCTGCTGCGACAGAGGAGATCCGGTGAATCCTTCGACCGTCCGGTAGAGGCCGCGCGACTTCAGGCTGTTTCCCTGATAGAAGGTGATGCCTCCCTGCGAAGAGATCGGGATGAAGCCTCCCCCGGCGGCCAGGTTGTGGATCGTGGCAGGGGCGATCGCCAGAAGCGTTCCCGCGGCCAGGGCCCCCGCTTCGACCCAGCGGGTGCCGCGTGCCAAAAGAGCTACGGCGTAAACCGGCGCCAGGAGGAGCGCGGCAGGCGCGGCCAGGGCGGCGGCCCCAATCAGCGCTCCGGAAAGGACCCACCGGATAATTCCGCCCTTTTTCCATGCGTCCATCAGGAGCGCGAGCGCCGCGGTGCACAGGAACATCGCCAGCGCCACGGCCATGATCTTCAGCTCGAAGAAAGGGAGGGCCGCGTAGAAGGTCAACAATCCGGCGGCGGTCAGGCCGACCCACTCGGAGGCCGCTTCGCGCCCGATCCGATAGACGAGATAAACCTGTCCCAGACCAAGGGCGATCTGGAGCAGGTAGATGGGAAGGTAGTGATGCCCGAAGAGGCTGTAGGCGACGGCGAGAAGATAGGGATAGAGGGGAGCGTGATAGAAGACCTCGCCGCCCAGCCACCTCCCCGCCGCGATCTTTTGGGCCCAATCGTCGTAGACCTGGGCATCCAGCATCAGCTGGCTGTAGAAGACGCTCCCGGTCCGATACTGCGCGAGCAGCCCGAGCCGCAGGAGAAGGGCGGCCAGCAGGATTGCGCCCAGGACCAGCCGGACCATGGCGGGGGGGACCTCGAGCCGCGGCGCGGCGACCGCCTCGCCCGAGGCTTCGCGCGGGTCGCTCT is from Candidatus Polarisedimenticolia bacterium and encodes:
- a CDS encoding flippase activity-associated protein Agl23, whose protein sequence is MTRSGKPAPLSRLGTFLFIGLLVAGAWLRLAQLERRPLHGDEAVGASLSLDVAKTGSFLYFSANRHGPFQYFLDGWVMRWKGTSTTAIRFPFAFAGSLLALGLLPMRAALGEAGWLFTTSLLTFSPFFVYYSRYAIQEILFALATALMLACAASFARTGQGRALFGTLLSAAWMVTQKETFLIVWGCLGAAALAGWMIGGARFRSAVSGAAKALARSWLWGVAGAACGALLIAFFYTDRFQDNSGLANLAVNLVDLVRHGASTASASELHRHPAVFYVSLLTRYEWLILAGFAVGIWFALRGRRPLPLFFTSYALLLLAVHFYLAYKTPWLLLSPLLGMALVAGTAMNRAADRFPVAAPAAGLTLAAFLPLLLLPATLRTSFQRPADPALGLAYHHAGAEQLTLADEIRRAVAAAPANISPKAVVALPYYWPLAWYLRDETQVFFEASAIPGEPVQVLSAVPILVTLQSADPKFVKAFVPGGQVPDFTLPGHASRTVALIPPDYLVGKVWTLEAASP
- a CDS encoding glycosyltransferase family 39 protein, with amino-acid sequence MGRQSRTRKLRKEVKSDPREASGEAVAAPRLEVPPAMVRLVLGAILLAALLLRLGLLAQYRTGSVFYSQLMLDAQVYDDWAQKIAAGRWLGGEVFYHAPLYPYLLAVAYSLFGHHYLPIYLLQIALGLGQVYLVYRIGREAASEWVGLTAAGLLTFYAALPFFELKIMAVALAMFLCTAALALLMDAWKKGGIIRWVLSGALIGAAALAAPAALLLAPVYAVALLARGTRWVEAGALAAGTLLAIAPATIHNLAAGGGFIPISSQGGITFYQGNSLKSRGLYRTVEGFTGSPLSQQQEERSAAEKATGHPLKDSEVSAYWFGKGLDAIAAQPGAAIGLLQMKLWRWFSSIEYSTEYSQAVERRDLTLLWVLLLPWGVLAVGGVAGMLLGRSVYPGLAPVSLYLAGTILPPLIFYVSSRYRLAAAPALAILCAVTLERLVASVRARGLIHALPIALVLIILTGVTLVPLGRDHLFQEANVRYNAGNLFYDRGDYDTAITLYSQALEVNDFEYYRINLGNALRGKGRLDEAIQQYQLVAQKKPRFAKAYVQWAKVLVMQGKRDEARAIYARAVNLGLRSRELEPALGLSGAGAGTEIAEPASREAP